A DNA window from Fodinibius sp. Rm-B-1B1-1 contains the following coding sequences:
- the queA gene encoding tRNA preQ1(34) S-adenosylmethionine ribosyltransferase-isomerase QueA, translated as MKLTDFKFDTEDFNVPEEPVQPRDAAKLMVLNREDQSIKHETFADIHKYLNEGDVLIYNDTKVFPARLKGKKEKTDADIEVFLLRELVPENMLWDVLVEPARKIRIGNKLYFGPNLMAEVIDNTTSRGRTIRFLFEGSNEELYHILDNIGEMPLPPYIEREAREEDKEQYQTIFAKERGSVAAPFAAMHFTDELVEKLKDKGVEMLPITMHIGWGTFRPCEVEDLTKHRTDSENYYISEETSAKVNEALADPDRKVVGCGTTSVRTIETSITASGISKPGTGWTDKFIFPPYDFKITEGVITNFHRPESTMLMLGAAFAGYDFLMEAYEEAQENDYRFFAFGDSMLII; from the coding sequence ACTTACCGATTTTAAATTTGATACAGAAGATTTTAATGTTCCTGAAGAACCGGTACAGCCCCGAGACGCTGCAAAGTTGATGGTTCTGAATCGAGAGGATCAGTCAATCAAACATGAAACTTTTGCAGATATTCATAAATATCTCAACGAGGGCGATGTTTTAATTTATAATGATACCAAGGTTTTTCCCGCACGGCTGAAAGGAAAAAAGGAGAAGACAGATGCGGATATTGAGGTGTTTTTGCTTCGCGAGCTGGTACCCGAAAATATGTTATGGGATGTGCTTGTAGAGCCGGCACGAAAAATAAGGATTGGTAATAAGCTCTATTTTGGTCCAAATTTGATGGCTGAGGTTATCGATAATACAACCTCACGTGGGCGAACCATTCGATTTTTGTTTGAAGGTTCAAATGAAGAGTTATACCACATTTTAGATAATATTGGCGAAATGCCATTGCCTCCATATATCGAACGGGAAGCGCGAGAAGAAGATAAAGAGCAGTATCAAACTATTTTTGCCAAGGAGCGTGGTTCAGTTGCGGCGCCGTTTGCTGCTATGCATTTTACCGATGAGCTTGTTGAAAAGCTCAAGGATAAAGGCGTTGAGATGTTGCCTATTACCATGCATATCGGATGGGGGACCTTCCGTCCATGCGAAGTTGAGGACTTGACTAAGCACCGAACGGATTCTGAAAACTATTATATATCAGAAGAAACGTCAGCTAAAGTTAATGAAGCACTGGCTGATCCCGACCGCAAAGTTGTAGGATGCGGAACAACATCGGTTAGAACTATCGAAACCAGCATTACCGCCAGTGGTATTTCCAAGCCAGGTACTGGTTGGACTGACAAGTTTATCTTTCCGCCGTATGATTTTAAGATTACGGAAGGGGTGATCACGAATTTCCATCGTCCTGAATCAACAATGCTGATGTTGGGTGCGGCTTTTGCCGGTTATGATTTTCTGATGGAAGCGTATGAGGAAGCTCAGGAAAATGATTATCGTTTCTTCGCCTTTGGTGACTCAATGTTGATTATCTAA